From Staphylothermus hellenicus DSM 12710, a single genomic window includes:
- a CDS encoding glycosyltransferase family 4 protein, translating into MNGVVVVASSQKPHSFYNVAEDISHTLGLPLVEIQTNKVQYIALFFKQPKFIISVGTLSPLKLMALSTISRRVIAYIAVEGPFPVPRSIRWLANNTNRLIIVAPSNYVKKELSIGGLKVKYIIPHGINLGETCSSNSLSIPFTNKFADKIKILIVASSSQLRKLLGIFYFLRAWSRLPSKSKKNSFIIMKVPRKLRRRIEEFARSLGISSRQYIVLDTYLARNEVFALYRSADLYVHPTLSDGFGLPVLESLACGTPVIVLNSGPWNEIVNKDVGWLVKVRGEKLVYENNLPYRFKIPDVDDFSRKLAEAINIVRDKREVIRGMCIKHASNFEAHKVYSKFRKII; encoded by the coding sequence ATGAACGGTGTAGTTGTAGTAGCTAGTAGTCAGAAACCCCATAGCTTTTACAATGTTGCCGAAGATATATCCCATACTCTAGGTCTTCCATTGGTAGAAATACAGACAAACAAAGTACAGTATATTGCTCTATTCTTTAAACAGCCTAAGTTTATCATTAGCGTGGGTACGCTTAGTCCTTTAAAACTAATGGCGCTTAGCACTATTTCGAGGAGAGTGATAGCTTACATAGCAGTGGAGGGGCCGTTTCCTGTTCCAAGGAGTATTCGATGGCTTGCTAATAATACTAACAGACTTATCATTGTTGCTCCATCTAATTACGTCAAGAAAGAGTTATCGATAGGTGGTCTAAAGGTTAAGTACATTATACCTCATGGCATTAACCTTGGCGAGACATGTTCTAGTAACTCGTTAAGCATCCCGTTTACTAATAAGTTTGCTGATAAGATTAAGATATTGATTGTGGCTTCTAGCTCTCAGCTCAGAAAGCTCCTGGGTATATTTTATTTTTTGCGCGCTTGGTCAAGATTGCCTAGCAAAAGTAAGAAAAACAGTTTTATCATTATGAAAGTGCCTAGAAAGTTAAGGAGGCGTATCGAAGAGTTCGCAAGATCGCTGGGTATTAGTAGTAGACAATACATAGTTCTTGACACCTATCTTGCACGTAACGAGGTGTTTGCTCTTTACCGCTCTGCAGACCTATATGTACACCCAACGCTTAGCGATGGGTTTGGACTACCGGTTCTCGAATCATTGGCCTGCGGTACACCTGTAATAGTGCTTAATTCTGGTCCTTGGAATGAAATCGTAAACAAAGATGTAGGTTGGCTTGTAAAGGTGAGAGGGGAGAAACTAGTATATGAGAATAACCTGCCATATAGGTTTAAGATACCAGATGTAGATGATTTCTCCAGAAAGCTTGCTGAAGCAATAAATATTGTAAGAGATAAGAGGGAGGTTATAAGAGGTATGTGCATAAAGCATGCATCTAACTTCGAGGCACACAAGGTCTACAGCAAATTTAGGAAGATAATATAG
- a CDS encoding FkbM family methyltransferase, with the protein MISLKRLKRRTILCLKGKRAIDKFRIVMFSMFWSLISVMPSAFKPILHRLADLAIRGVIIQYRGSYYSLSEASSVYLFYSEYEPWTWKYLQSLKQDHVFIDVGAHIGLYTIYVANILRGRVIAIEPNPESYEFLLRNIQLNNLKRVIALNIVAWKEDGRLRLCYTPGDTTRSSVKRIKGQERCVSVRARKLDSLLRELNIDRIDLVKIDVEGAEREVLQGMEKILEHYKPRLIVEIWRENLKNVLKYLRKLNYSFTVIPESISSDSLYIYAYPA; encoded by the coding sequence AGAATAGTGATGTTCTCCATGTTTTGGTCTTTGATTTCGGTGATGCCATCCGCATTTAAGCCTATCTTACATAGGCTTGCAGATCTAGCGATTAGGGGCGTTATAATTCAATACAGAGGATCATATTACAGTCTTAGTGAGGCCAGTAGTGTTTATCTCTTTTACTCAGAATATGAGCCATGGACTTGGAAATATCTGCAATCCCTTAAGCAAGACCATGTCTTCATCGATGTAGGAGCACACATCGGTCTCTACACGATCTATGTTGCCAATATTTTAAGGGGGAGAGTTATCGCTATAGAACCTAATCCTGAGAGTTACGAGTTTCTATTGAGGAATATACAGCTGAATAACCTTAAAAGAGTTATAGCACTAAATATAGTAGCTTGGAAAGAGGACGGAAGACTTCGTCTCTGCTATACTCCTGGAGATACCACAAGAAGTAGTGTTAAAAGGATCAAGGGGCAGGAGAGATGCGTGAGTGTAAGGGCAAGGAAACTTGACAGCTTATTACGAGAGCTTAATATTGATAGAATAGATCTTGTTAAGATAGATGTTGAAGGTGCTGAAAGAGAGGTTCTCCAAGGTATGGAGAAAATACTCGAACACTATAAACCTAGGCTCATAGTTGAAATTTGGCGTGAGAATTTAAAAAATGTGTTAAAATATTTAAGAAAGCTTAACTACTCGTTCACAGTAATTCCTGAATCTATATCAAGTGATTCGCTATATATTTATGCGTATCCAGCATGA